The genomic stretch GCTTTCTTGCAGAACGTATGTCATTTTTCCCGACCACACGACCAATGTTGGAGATGACCACCTTGGAAGAAAGCTGACCTGACTCTCAGTCGGTTACACAACGATCGCCCTTTCGCAAACTCTCAACGGAAAGCTTCCTCCAAATCCTACTCCCCCACCTGTTCCCACCAATGTTCCCAAGGGCCTGACAATACTCACCCGCGTGAACCTACCACTCTCCGACCCCACGCAGAATCAGCGACTTACCACCCTCACCCAAGCGTATGATCTAGTAGCAATCCGCCCAGCGAATGAAAAGGCCCTGTTGAATGCATGCACCAATCTGGAATGCGACGTGATTTCCTTAGATCTCTCCGTGCGACAGCCGTACCACTTCAAGTTTAAAATGCTCTCCGCCGCTATCGCACGAGGAATTCGCTTTGAAATATGCTACGGCCCGGGAGTCACGGGGAGCGGCGCCGACGCCCGGCGCAACCTCATCGGCAATGCTATGTCGCTGATCCGCGCAACACGCGGAAGAGGAATCATTATCTCGAGTGAGGCCAGGAAGGCTCTGGCTGTTCGGGCGCCGTGGGATGTGATTAATCTGGCATGCGTCTGGGGCCTGTCACAAGAGCGCGGTAAAGAGGCTATCTGCGAGGAAGCGAGAAAAACAGTCGCGCTGGCGAAGTTGAAGCGCACCAGCTGGCGTGGAATTATCGATGTCATTGACGGTGGAGAAAAGTCGAAACCGAAGACCGACAAGCCCGCGTCTAAACAAAAAGGCGCTGCCTCCAAGCAAAAGGACACCCCTCAATCCGAGAGCAACAGCGACACTCTCAAGAGGAAAGCATCTGTAGAGGAGACCGAAAAGCCACTGTCGAAACGGGAGATGAAGCGCAGAGCTAAGAAAGCTCGGCTGGGAGTGATTGACGGTGAAGACAGTGCGACAACGCCAGCCAATAGCTAAAGCAAACACTCACCCATATTCACAAAGCTTGTATCCATACAGTGGATCGGCAGGGCTCCCGGTGCCGCTACCCATCATTTAGCTCGCTCATGAGCTCAAGATGACTTGCAGGCGATTGCCCTAAACTTCCTCTAACATGTGCTGTGTGCTCTGAAGTGATATTTTGTCATGGTCACAAGGCTACAGAGCAACATAAATTCGCATCCTAGGTTGAGACCAGCTTATCGGGTGCATCACACGCAGCACAGAAAGAGCTGGTAAACACTTAGTGTCGGTGGTGGTCTTAAC from Aspergillus oryzae RIB40 DNA, chromosome 1 encodes the following:
- a CDS encoding ribonuclease P subunit p30 family protein (protein subunit of nuclear ribonuclease P (RNase P)), which translates into the protein MFYDLNVPCGPDDPELYPTLSFLAELGYTTIALSQTLNGKLPPNPTPPPVPTNVPKGLTILTRVNLPLSDPTQNQRLTTLTQAYDLVAIRPANEKALLNACTNLECDVISLDLSVRQPYHFKFKMLSAAIARGIRFEICYGPGVTGSGADARRNLIGNAMSLIRATRGRGIIISSEARKALAVRAPWDVINLACVWGLSQERGKEAICEEARKTVALAKLKRTSWRGIIDVIDGGEKSKPKTDKPASKQKGAASKQKDTPQSESNSDTLKRKASVEETEKPLSKREMKRRAKKARLGVIDGEDSATTPANS